A single genomic interval of Halobacillus halophilus DSM 2266 harbors:
- a CDS encoding ISL3-like element ISHaha2 family transposase has translation MYVYSNMPIPGLQKAIIKKSEEVEGGFHLHVELPRKNHRCKDCGEWTDRIHDYRIQKIQHLKIFERTTSLFYRKRRYRCRCGKRFFEDNDLVERYQRHSKEWNQALGLRVIQGKNFKDTADLFRTSPTTVMRRFDELAMPMLEKVETLPPVIAIDEYKGDTSAGKYQVVIADGDTGQLLDILPDRSVDTVRDYLREKGSEVEMVIMDMSHAFKSAVQKALGSPIIVADRFHFCRYIYWALERVRRRVQKEFHHYDRKQCKRKKHVFYKREENLTERQRWHLERYLSMSEDMRTSYELKESFREWFERAKNIGVEQPSQVKKELHNFYKQVEKAGVWEFMQGINTLKNWQKEILNSFTFNYSNGFVEGLNNQTKVIKRNAFGFRRYDRLRLKVLLHHQYKHIRNFQVG, from the coding sequence GTGTACGTGTATTCTAACATGCCCATACCAGGACTACAAAAGGCGATAATAAAGAAAAGTGAAGAAGTAGAAGGGGGATTTCATCTTCATGTGGAATTGCCGAGAAAGAATCACAGGTGTAAGGATTGCGGAGAATGGACCGATCGCATCCACGACTACAGAATACAGAAAATCCAACACCTTAAAATCTTTGAACGTACCACCTCCCTCTTCTACCGAAAACGTCGTTACCGTTGTAGGTGCGGGAAACGATTTTTTGAAGATAACGACCTGGTTGAGCGGTATCAGCGTCACTCGAAGGAGTGGAACCAGGCCTTAGGCCTTCGAGTCATTCAGGGAAAGAACTTCAAAGATACAGCTGACTTATTTCGTACTTCTCCAACCACAGTTATGCGCCGCTTTGATGAGTTGGCCATGCCTATGTTGGAGAAGGTGGAAACCCTTCCGCCTGTGATTGCGATTGATGAATACAAAGGAGATACGAGTGCAGGAAAGTACCAAGTCGTCATTGCCGACGGAGACACCGGTCAACTCTTGGATATTCTTCCGGATCGTTCCGTGGATACCGTGCGAGATTATCTTCGCGAGAAGGGATCGGAGGTCGAGATGGTGATTATGGATATGAGTCACGCCTTCAAATCGGCCGTCCAAAAAGCCTTGGGCAGCCCTATCATTGTGGCTGATCGTTTTCACTTCTGTCGCTACATCTACTGGGCTCTCGAACGAGTGAGAAGGCGTGTTCAGAAAGAATTTCATCATTACGATAGGAAGCAGTGTAAGCGAAAAAAGCATGTCTTTTATAAGCGTGAAGAGAACTTAACGGAAAGGCAACGCTGGCATCTAGAACGCTACCTAAGCATGTCGGAAGACATGCGTACCTCCTATGAATTGAAGGAATCTTTTAGAGAATGGTTTGAGAGAGCGAAGAACATTGGAGTTGAACAACCGTCTCAGGTTAAGAAAGAGTTACATAACTTCTATAAGCAGGTAGAAAAAGCAGGTGTATGGGAGTTTATGCAGGGGATTAATACTTTGAAGAATTGGCAGAAAGAAATCTTGAATAGCTTTACTTTCAATTATAGCAATGGATTCGTGGAGGGACTAAACAATCAGACGAAGGTTATTAAACGAAATGCCTTTGGTTTCAGGAGATATGATCGTCTTCGATTGAAGGTCCTCCTTCATCATCAATACAAACATATAAGAAATTTTCAAGTTGGTTAA
- the pflA gene encoding pyruvate formate-lyase-activating protein encodes MRGRIHSIETCGAVDGPGLRYIIFTQGCLLRCQYCHNPDTWKIRSGKEMTVQEILQDIKDFLPFFKATGGGVTVSGGEPLLQIDFLAELFKELKKMNVHTAIDTSGGCFNRAPHFLKKLDEVRTYTDLVLLDLKHIHQERHKDLTGVSNAHILDFATYLSENQVPVWIRHVLVPTINDQEEYLHGLADFIQTLSNVEKVEVLPYHLMGVYKWRDLGLSYKLDGIEPPSQEHVTHARQILNHISH; translated from the coding sequence ATGAGAGGACGTATTCATTCTATAGAAACTTGTGGAGCTGTTGATGGACCCGGCCTCCGTTACATTATTTTCACTCAAGGCTGTCTGCTTAGATGTCAGTACTGTCACAATCCTGACACCTGGAAGATAAGGAGTGGAAAAGAAATGACTGTCCAGGAAATCCTTCAGGATATTAAGGATTTCCTCCCCTTTTTCAAGGCTACCGGAGGAGGCGTGACAGTGAGCGGAGGAGAACCATTGCTTCAAATTGATTTTTTAGCCGAACTATTTAAAGAGTTGAAAAAGATGAATGTTCATACAGCCATTGATACTTCAGGAGGCTGCTTTAATCGTGCTCCCCACTTTCTTAAGAAACTGGATGAAGTACGTACCTATACCGACCTGGTGCTGCTTGACTTGAAACATATTCACCAAGAACGGCACAAAGATTTAACAGGGGTTTCCAACGCTCATATTCTGGATTTTGCCACCTATTTATCTGAGAATCAAGTACCCGTTTGGATTCGGCATGTACTGGTCCCTACAATTAATGACCAGGAGGAATATTTACATGGCTTAGCTGATTTCATTCAAACACTATCCAATGTAGAAAAGGTTGAAGTTCTTCCTTACCATCTTATGGGAGTCTATAAATGGAGGGATCTAGGGCTGTCATATAAGCTAGACGGAATTGAACCTCCCTCTCAAGAGCACGTGACCCATGCTCGTCAGATTTTAAATCATATCTCTCACTAA
- the adhP gene encoding alcohol dehydrogenase AdhP → MKAAVVHDFKQDLEMQDVPVPKVEHGQVLVKVKASGVCHTDLHAAHGDWPVKPNLPLIPGHEGVGEIVEAGPGVTHVKVGDRVGIPWLYSACGHCEYCLSGRETLCKDQQNAGYSVNGSYAEYCLAHADYIVKIPDNLTYVEAAPLFCAGVTTYKALKVGNANPGDWVAIYGIGGLGHVAVQYAKAMGFNVIAVDPFDEKLELAQQLGADRTINPLTENSAEFIQREIGGVQASICTAVSKQAFGEAYRAVKRGGKCVAVGLPPETMEVPIFDTVLNGVSIEGSIVGTRKDLQETLQFAAEGKVKTIVETKRLEDINEIFAELEAGKINGRIVLVND, encoded by the coding sequence ATGAAGGCAGCTGTTGTGCATGATTTTAAACAAGATTTAGAAATGCAGGATGTACCTGTACCAAAAGTCGAACATGGCCAAGTACTGGTGAAAGTTAAAGCCAGTGGAGTATGTCATACAGACTTACATGCAGCCCATGGAGATTGGCCAGTAAAGCCTAACCTTCCTTTAATCCCCGGCCATGAAGGCGTCGGTGAGATTGTAGAGGCCGGCCCCGGTGTCACCCATGTAAAAGTTGGCGATCGGGTAGGTATTCCGTGGCTTTATTCCGCATGCGGACACTGTGAATACTGCCTTTCAGGACGCGAAACACTTTGTAAAGATCAACAGAATGCAGGATATTCTGTTAATGGCAGTTATGCTGAGTACTGTCTCGCTCATGCAGATTACATTGTCAAAATTCCAGATAATTTAACTTACGTTGAAGCTGCTCCTCTATTCTGTGCAGGGGTGACCACTTACAAGGCTTTAAAGGTAGGAAATGCCAATCCTGGAGATTGGGTAGCCATTTATGGAATTGGCGGCCTTGGACATGTAGCTGTTCAATACGCCAAGGCTATGGGATTTAACGTTATAGCCGTTGATCCGTTTGATGAAAAATTAGAATTGGCACAACAATTAGGTGCAGATAGGACCATTAACCCGCTAACTGAAAACTCTGCAGAGTTTATCCAACGCGAAATCGGAGGCGTCCAGGCTTCTATCTGTACGGCTGTTTCTAAACAAGCCTTCGGTGAGGCCTACAGGGCAGTTAAACGTGGTGGTAAATGCGTAGCGGTTGGACTGCCTCCGGAAACGATGGAAGTTCCAATATTCGATACGGTGTTAAATGGAGTCAGTATTGAAGGATCCATTGTCGGAACCAGAAAGGATTTACAAGAGACTTTACAGTTTGCAGCTGAAGGAAAAGTAAAAACTATCGTTGAGACAAAAAGATTAGAAGATATTAATGAAATATTTGCTGAGCTTGAAGCAGGTAAAATCAATGGAAGAATTGTATTAGTGAACGATTAA
- the pflB gene encoding formate C-acetyltransferase, with translation MKILFDRKKGDPWHSFQVGKWQDEINVRDFIMKNFALYEGNEKFLTEPTADTISLWDQVLDLAKLERENGGVLDLDTSIVSSITSHGPGYLNKSVEKVTGLQTDAPFKRSLQPYGGIRMASAAAESYGFQLDKEVETIFTTYRKTHNQGVFDAYTPEMKLARKAGIVTGLPDSYGRGRIIGDYRRVALYGVDRLIAGKKQDLLLMGNTMTEEIIRDREETSEQIRALKELKQLGSAYGFDISRPAENAQEAFQWLYLGYLAAIKEQNGAAMSLGRVSTFLDIYIERDLEEGLLTEQEAQELVDHFIMKLRLVKFSRTPEYNELFSGDPTWVTESLAGVTLDGRPLVTKNSYRFLHTLTNLGAAPEPNLTVLWSVRLPEHFKKYCAKMSIQTSSIQYENDDVMRERYGDDYGIACCVSPMAIGKQMQFFGARANLAKALLYAINGGIDERLKIQVAPPYKPITTEYLDYDEVMSRFNNILEWLGGLYVNTLNVIHYMHDKYSYERIEMALHDRDVHRTMACGIAGLSVVADALSAIKYSKVKVIRDEQGVAVDYVVEGDYPQYGNNDDRVDQIAVSLTKQFMNKIKTHHTYRKAEPTQSILTITSNVVYGKLTGSTPDGRKAGEPFAPGANPLHGRDSHGSLASLSSVAKLPFEYALDGISNTFSIVPHALGKEEDTQYSNLAGLLDGYIIKGGHHLNVNVFNKETLMDAMDHPELYPQLTVRVSGYAVNFIKLTREQQQDVISRTFHNSL, from the coding sequence ATGAAGATTCTCTTTGATAGGAAAAAAGGAGATCCATGGCACAGTTTTCAAGTTGGCAAGTGGCAGGATGAAATTAATGTACGTGATTTTATAATGAAGAATTTTGCTCTCTATGAGGGAAATGAGAAGTTTTTAACAGAGCCGACAGCAGATACGATAAGTTTATGGGATCAAGTATTGGACTTAGCAAAACTGGAAAGAGAAAATGGCGGCGTCTTAGATTTAGACACTTCAATCGTATCTTCCATTACCTCCCATGGACCTGGTTACTTAAATAAATCCGTAGAGAAAGTGACAGGTCTTCAAACAGACGCTCCTTTTAAACGTTCGTTACAGCCTTATGGCGGAATTCGAATGGCTTCCGCAGCAGCAGAATCTTATGGTTTTCAGTTGGATAAAGAAGTAGAAACCATTTTCACCACGTATCGGAAAACACATAATCAAGGCGTTTTTGATGCCTATACCCCTGAAATGAAACTTGCAAGGAAAGCTGGAATCGTTACTGGTCTCCCTGATTCATATGGGCGTGGGAGAATTATAGGGGATTACCGGAGAGTGGCTCTTTATGGTGTTGACCGTCTTATTGCAGGCAAAAAACAGGATTTACTACTGATGGGAAACACTATGACCGAAGAAATCATTCGTGATCGCGAAGAAACAAGTGAGCAGATTAGAGCGCTTAAGGAGTTAAAACAACTAGGATCCGCCTATGGTTTCGATATATCACGCCCTGCTGAGAACGCTCAAGAAGCTTTCCAATGGTTGTATCTAGGATATCTAGCAGCGATTAAAGAACAAAACGGTGCAGCTATGAGTCTGGGACGTGTATCTACTTTTCTTGATATCTATATTGAAAGAGACTTAGAGGAAGGTCTCTTAACTGAACAAGAAGCCCAGGAACTCGTAGACCATTTTATAATGAAACTCCGGCTTGTGAAGTTTTCGAGAACTCCTGAGTATAATGAATTATTTAGCGGAGATCCGACCTGGGTAACCGAATCATTAGCGGGGGTTACGCTTGATGGACGGCCTCTGGTTACTAAAAATTCTTATCGATTTCTCCATACGTTAACTAATTTAGGAGCGGCACCTGAACCGAATTTAACTGTCCTGTGGTCAGTAAGACTGCCAGAACACTTTAAAAAATACTGTGCAAAAATGTCGATTCAGACGAGTTCTATTCAATATGAAAATGACGATGTAATGAGAGAACGGTATGGTGACGATTACGGCATTGCCTGTTGTGTGTCCCCGATGGCAATTGGCAAGCAAATGCAATTTTTCGGAGCCCGGGCAAATCTTGCTAAAGCCCTGCTTTATGCCATTAACGGTGGGATCGATGAACGGTTAAAAATCCAAGTTGCCCCTCCTTACAAACCGATCACTACAGAGTACTTGGATTATGATGAAGTAATGTCAAGGTTCAATAACATACTTGAATGGTTAGGAGGTCTTTATGTAAACACGTTGAATGTTATTCACTACATGCATGATAAATACAGCTACGAACGTATCGAAATGGCGCTTCATGACCGTGATGTCCACCGTACAATGGCTTGCGGTATCGCAGGTTTATCCGTAGTAGCTGATGCTTTAAGTGCAATTAAATACTCAAAAGTAAAAGTGATACGCGATGAACAAGGAGTGGCAGTCGATTATGTTGTCGAAGGGGACTATCCCCAATATGGAAATAATGATGACCGGGTTGATCAAATTGCCGTAAGTCTAACAAAGCAGTTTATGAATAAAATTAAAACTCATCACACATATAGAAAAGCTGAACCGACTCAGTCCATCTTAACCATTACTTCCAATGTCGTTTACGGTAAACTGACCGGAAGTACACCAGACGGTCGCAAAGCAGGCGAACCCTTTGCTCCAGGAGCAAACCCTCTTCACGGCCGGGATTCTCACGGATCACTTGCTTCTTTAAGCTCAGTCGCAAAGCTTCCGTTTGAATATGCGCTCGATGGTATTTCTAATACATTTTCTATTGTCCCTCATGCTTTAGGAAAAGAAGAAGACACACAATACTCTAATCTCGCAGGCTTGCTTGACGGTTATATCATAAAAGGTGGCCATCATTTAAACGTGAACGTCTTTAATAAGGAAACGCTTATGGATGCGATGGATCATCCTGAACTATATCCACAGCTTACCGTTCGCGTTTCGGGATATGCTGTCAACTTTATCAAACTAACTCGGGAGCAGCAGCAGGATGTTATCTCCCGCACTTTTCATAACAGCTTATAA
- a CDS encoding GrpB family protein: protein MRRVQVNLYDETWPLRYEAERKKLERIFQSEVIDIFHIGSTSVAGLKAKPVIDIMLIVKDIERVDQRNQQMRMINYEPKGEHGMIGRRFFQKGGNQRTHHVHVFEQGDSNVTRHLAFRDYLCSHSEVRKEYGNLKHRLAMQFPNDFDSYIEGKSQFVSEIEKKAMKWCESH, encoded by the coding sequence ATGAGGAGGGTGCAAGTCAACTTATATGATGAAACATGGCCTCTCAGATATGAAGCAGAAAGAAAAAAATTAGAGCGGATCTTTCAATCTGAAGTAATCGATATTTTTCATATCGGCAGTACGTCTGTTGCAGGTCTAAAAGCGAAGCCTGTTATTGACATAATGCTGATCGTTAAAGATATAGAACGGGTTGACCAGCGTAATCAACAAATGAGAATGATAAATTACGAGCCCAAGGGAGAGCACGGAATGATAGGCCGTAGATTTTTTCAAAAAGGAGGGAATCAGCGAACGCATCATGTGCATGTGTTTGAGCAGGGAGACTCGAATGTTACCCGTCACCTTGCATTTCGAGATTATCTTTGCTCTCATTCAGAAGTAAGAAAAGAGTATGGAAACTTAAAGCACCGTTTAGCCATGCAGTTTCCTAATGATTTCGATTCATATATAGAAGGTAAATCACAATTTGTGAGCGAGATAGAAAAGAAAGCTATGAAATGGTGTGAGTCTCACTAA
- a CDS encoding SDR family NAD(P)-dependent oxidoreductase, producing the protein MIYINLFSNQGKVAIVTGGGSGIGWVMAETLAESSAVVVLLGRTKEKLEKAASKIEEKTGVRTDLMVCDVTDNESIKMTIEKIHKEYGQIDILVNNAGTTSQGTVHTLSENDWNHVMDTNLKSVFFMSQAVVPYMKEQEYGRIINTASVAGDVSLYFSSVYGTSKAGVIHLTKQLAGELAGSNITVNAISPWFFKTDFNREKLENDEFRSMIENRTPMKRLGQLEELKTSILYFASRGSSYTTGQNMFIDGGMTTFGL; encoded by the coding sequence GTGATCTACATTAATTTATTTTCAAATCAAGGAAAAGTAGCAATCGTAACAGGTGGAGGAAGCGGCATTGGCTGGGTAATGGCTGAGACGCTAGCCGAAAGCAGCGCCGTTGTTGTTCTGCTCGGAAGAACGAAAGAGAAATTAGAAAAAGCGGCAAGTAAAATAGAAGAGAAAACCGGGGTTCGTACAGACTTAATGGTCTGCGATGTGACGGATAATGAATCGATTAAAATGACAATAGAGAAAATACATAAGGAGTACGGTCAGATTGACATCTTAGTAAATAATGCCGGCACCACCTCACAGGGAACGGTTCATACACTTAGTGAAAATGATTGGAATCATGTGATGGATACGAATTTGAAGTCAGTATTCTTCATGAGTCAGGCCGTTGTTCCTTATATGAAAGAACAAGAGTATGGTCGGATTATTAATACGGCCTCTGTAGCCGGCGATGTGAGTTTGTATTTCAGTTCTGTCTACGGAACTAGTAAAGCAGGCGTAATTCACCTGACCAAACAACTGGCTGGTGAATTAGCGGGGAGTAACATTACAGTGAATGCGATTAGCCCCTGGTTCTTCAAAACAGATTTTAATCGTGAAAAATTGGAGAATGATGAATTTAGATCTATGATTGAAAACAGGACTCCTATGAAGCGACTCGGTCAGTTAGAGGAACTCAAGACATCAATTCTCTACTTTGCTTCAAGAGGATCCAGTTATACGACAGGCCAGAATATGTTTATCGATGGAGGCATGACGACCTTCGGCTTGTAA
- a CDS encoding alpha/beta hydrolase family protein: MGASSYSTNGYDVKQGVIDTHALGKFFNGKIAKPKRTYIVGHSMGGHITGVLIEQFRNEYDGAMTMCGVMGDNELFDFFADFNLASQVLAGIDPIFPAGENYQTTVVPKIKQAIGLNTGVLTSEGEMLQDLTMYLSGGERPLFDLAFSSWNNFLFTLYRSDFSYGTPGNIIDNTDSIYQLDSNSELSVEEMYLAEKIPEITADPQARNKNGLSKIPRISGELHQPVLTLHTLGDLFVPFSMEQLYAEKVAANGDSDLLVSRAVRAVGHCEFTPAEETEAFADLTDWVENGIRPEGDAILDPEVVSQADFGIKFTNPIRMYDPLFSLNEE; this comes from the coding sequence GTGGGGGCGTCCAGCTATAGCACCAATGGTTATGATGTGAAACAAGGAGTCATAGACACCCATGCTCTTGGAAAGTTCTTCAACGGAAAAATCGCGAAGCCGAAGCGCACTTATATAGTGGGGCATTCTATGGGGGGACATATTACAGGGGTTCTAATTGAACAATTTCGCAATGAATATGATGGAGCCATGACTATGTGCGGTGTGATGGGGGATAACGAATTATTTGACTTTTTTGCAGATTTTAATCTTGCTTCCCAGGTTCTAGCAGGAATCGACCCTATTTTCCCAGCGGGAGAAAACTATCAAACCACTGTAGTTCCTAAAATAAAACAAGCGATCGGGCTTAATACAGGCGTACTGACTTCAGAAGGAGAAATGCTTCAAGATCTAACGATGTATTTATCAGGCGGTGAGCGGCCCTTGTTCGATCTTGCGTTTTCAAGCTGGAATAATTTTCTATTTACCCTATACCGATCGGACTTCTCCTATGGAACACCAGGCAATATCATCGATAACACAGATTCTATCTACCAACTTGATTCCAATTCAGAATTATCGGTGGAAGAGATGTACTTAGCTGAGAAGATACCTGAGATTACTGCTGACCCTCAAGCTCGAAATAAGAATGGGCTTTCAAAAATACCTAGAATATCAGGGGAACTTCATCAGCCTGTACTTACACTTCATACTTTAGGTGATCTATTTGTACCTTTCTCTATGGAACAGTTATATGCTGAGAAAGTAGCTGCAAATGGAGATTCAGATTTACTTGTCAGCAGGGCTGTTCGAGCTGTAGGTCACTGCGAGTTTACTCCCGCAGAAGAAACAGAAGCTTTTGCTGATTTAACAGATTGGGTTGAAAACGGAATAAGACCTGAAGGTGATGCTATATTGGATCCGGAAGTGGTTAGTCAGGCTGATTTTGGAATAAAGTTTACGAATCCTATACGTATGTATGATCCGCTATTCTCATTAAATGAAGAATAA
- a CDS encoding TetR/AcrR family transcriptional regulator — MPKQTFFNLNDDKKNKLVEAAREEFSRVSLYEASIANILKRAEIPRGSFYQYFRDKEDAFFYLLNEHAEERHKNFIENLKAFNGDLFQAMTEVYKTVFQFSRENGNSNFIRNVLMNMNYKIEHAFTKNLTKQNIEHRFHDIYQLVDMEALHVSNEKEFYHLMQILIAVTFHNLVHCVSNEFSETESLDKYISELSLLKKGLVK; from the coding sequence ATGCCTAAACAAACATTTTTTAATTTGAACGATGATAAAAAAAATAAGCTGGTTGAAGCTGCGCGGGAAGAGTTCTCACGTGTGTCTTTATACGAGGCTTCTATCGCCAATATTTTAAAGAGAGCTGAGATTCCACGAGGGAGTTTTTATCAATATTTTAGGGATAAGGAAGATGCTTTTTTCTATTTGTTAAATGAGCATGCTGAAGAACGTCATAAGAATTTTATTGAAAACTTAAAGGCGTTTAACGGAGACCTGTTTCAAGCGATGACAGAGGTTTATAAAACGGTTTTCCAATTCTCAAGAGAAAACGGGAATAGTAATTTTATCAGGAATGTACTAATGAATATGAATTACAAAATTGAACATGCGTTTACAAAAAATTTAACGAAGCAGAATATTGAACACCGTTTCCATGATATTTATCAACTCGTAGATATGGAAGCTCTTCATGTTTCTAATGAAAAAGAATTTTATCATCTAATGCAGATTCTCATTGCGGTAACGTTTCATAATTTAGTTCATTGTGTATCCAATGAATTCTCAGAGACGGAATCGCTGGATAAATATATTTCTGAACTCAGTTTATTAAAAAAAGGACTTGTTAAATAA
- a CDS encoding MDR family MFS transporter — MSNQQGTGPENINKVPLIIVLLSGAFAAILNQTLLGTALPHIMRDLNLEASTAQWLTSIFMLVNGVMIPITAFLIERFTTRKLFLTAMGLFAAGTLVCAAAPNFSILMLGRIIQASGAGIIIPLMQTILFLIYPVEKRGSAMGMFGLVISFAPAIGPTLSGWLVEQFPWRSLFFVILPIVIIDFILAYFILKNVTKQSYPKLDVSSIILSSLGFGGLLYGFSVAGTNGWGSQQVLISMVVGAVTLTMFILRQFKLKQPILEFRVFKFNIFTLTTALGMVVFIAMIGAATVLPILMQDMLGYSALESGLVLLPGALIMGFMNPITGRLFDKFGARWLAIIGLFILTVTTFMFADLTPQTSLTYLTVINAVRMLGVAMVMMPVTTAGLNQLPSRLIAHGTAMNNTMRQVSGAVGTALLVTVMTTAARPGEGVEGLVHGVNVSFIVAGISAIIGLVLSFFIKNPRRDKEDHNETTTNESEQDVAQSS, encoded by the coding sequence ATGTCTAATCAACAAGGAACAGGACCGGAAAATATAAATAAAGTTCCATTGATTATCGTACTTCTCTCTGGTGCTTTTGCTGCAATATTAAATCAGACGTTACTAGGAACGGCTTTGCCTCATATAATGAGGGATTTGAACCTGGAAGCCAGTACAGCTCAGTGGCTGACATCCATTTTTATGCTGGTAAATGGGGTCATGATTCCCATCACTGCTTTTCTCATTGAACGTTTTACTACTAGAAAGTTATTCCTTACAGCGATGGGTTTATTTGCAGCTGGAACGCTTGTGTGTGCAGCAGCCCCCAATTTCTCTATATTAATGCTGGGACGAATTATCCAGGCTTCTGGTGCTGGAATTATTATCCCGCTCATGCAAACCATTTTGTTCCTCATATACCCTGTTGAAAAACGTGGGTCAGCAATGGGAATGTTCGGACTGGTGATCTCATTCGCTCCAGCCATCGGACCTACTCTATCCGGCTGGCTCGTCGAACAGTTCCCATGGAGAAGTTTATTTTTTGTTATATTGCCAATTGTAATTATTGATTTTATTCTTGCTTACTTCATATTAAAAAATGTAACCAAGCAGTCATATCCGAAACTGGATGTATCCTCCATTATTCTTTCCTCTTTAGGGTTTGGAGGACTGTTATATGGATTCAGTGTGGCCGGCACAAACGGATGGGGGAGTCAGCAGGTACTTATATCCATGGTAGTTGGGGCCGTTACATTGACGATGTTTATCCTTCGTCAGTTCAAGTTGAAACAGCCGATTCTTGAATTCAGGGTATTTAAGTTCAATATATTTACGCTTACGACAGCACTCGGGATGGTCGTATTTATCGCCATGATTGGAGCCGCCACCGTGCTGCCCATCCTGATGCAGGATATGCTGGGGTACAGTGCACTCGAATCAGGACTGGTGCTCCTGCCAGGAGCCTTAATTATGGGATTTATGAATCCAATTACAGGTAGACTTTTCGATAAGTTTGGTGCAAGATGGCTTGCTATCATTGGACTGTTTATTCTCACCGTTACGACATTTATGTTTGCAGATTTAACACCGCAAACGTCTCTAACCTATTTAACAGTGATTAACGCGGTACGCATGCTAGGTGTAGCGATGGTGATGATGCCGGTAACAACGGCTGGTTTAAACCAGCTTCCATCACGCTTAATTGCTCATGGTACAGCAATGAATAATACAATGCGTCAGGTTTCAGGTGCAGTAGGAACAGCACTTTTAGTCACAGTAATGACGACCGCGGCGCGTCCCGGAGAAGGAGTAGAGGGACTTGTTCATGGGGTTAATGTTTCATTCATTGTAGCAGGGATCTCGGCCATCATAGGTCTTGTTCTTTCCTTCTTTATAAAAAATCCCAGGAGGGACAAGGAAGACCACAATGAAACCACAACGAATGAAAGTGAACAGGATGTTGCTCAAAGCTCATAG